A region from the Arvicola amphibius chromosome 12, mArvAmp1.2, whole genome shotgun sequence genome encodes:
- the Sytl2 gene encoding synaptotagmin-like protein 2 isoform X11, translating to MVSGSVMSVYSGDFGNLEVRGSVQFAIDYVESLRELHVFVAQCKDLAAADAKKQRSDPYVKTYLLPDKGKMGKKKTLVVKKSLNPVYNEILRYKIERQVLKTQKLNLSVWHRDTFKRNSFLGEVELDLETWDWDSKQNKQLKWYPLKRKTAPVALETENRGEMKLALQYVPEPNPGKKPPTTGEVHIWVKECLDLPLLRGSHLNSFVKCTILPDTSRKSRQKTRAVGKTTNPIFNHTMVYDGFRPEDLMEACVELTVWDHYKLTNQFLGGLRIGFGTGKSYGTEVDWMDSTSEEVALWEKMANSPNTWVEATLPLRMLLIAKISK from the exons GTGAGCGGTAGCGTGATGAGCGTCTACAGTGGAGACTTTGGCAACCTGGAAGTGAGAGGGAGTGTTCAGTTCGCCATCGACTACGTGGAGTCCCTGAGAGAGCTGCATGTTTTTGTGGCCCAGTGTAAAGACTTAGCAGCAGCGGATGCTAAGAAACAGCGCTCAGACCC ATACGTAAAGACCTATCTGTTACCAGACAAAGGCAAAATGGGCAAGAAGAAAACACTCGTCGTGAAGAAGAGCTTGAATCCCGTGTACAATGAGATATTGCGG TATAAAATTGAAAGGCAAGTTTTAAAGACACAGAAGTTGAACCTGTCCGTTTGGCATCGGGATACGTTTAAGCGCAACAGTTTCCTGGGGGAGGTGGAACTCGACTTGGAAACATGGGACTGGGACAGCAAGCAGAACAAGCAGCTAAAGTGGTACCCTCTCAAGAGGAAG acagCACCGGTTGCCcttgagacagaaaacagaggGGAAATGAAGCTAGCTCTCCAATATGTTCCTGAGCCAAACCCAG GCAAAAAGCCTCCTACAACTGGAGAAGTCCACATTTGGGTGAAGGAATGCCTTGATTTGCCACTGCTGAGGGGGAGCCACCTAAATTCTTTTGTTAAATG taCCATCCTTCCAGACACCAGTAGGAAAAGTCGACAGAAGACTAGAGCCGTAGGGAAGACCACCAACCCCATCTTCAATCACACCATGGTGTATGACGGGTTCAGGCCTGAAGATCTGATGGAAGCCTGTGTAGAACTCACAGTCTGGGACCACTATAAACTAACCAACCAGTTTCTGGGAGGTCTCCGGATCGGCTTCGGAACAG GAAAAAGCTATGGAACTGAAGTGGATTGGATGGATTCTACCTCTGAGGAAGTTGCTCTCTGGGAGAAGATGGCAAATTCTCCCAACACTTGGGTTGAAGCTACACTGCCCCTCAGGATGCTTCTGATTGCCAAGATTTCCAAATGA
- the Sytl2 gene encoding synaptotagmin-like protein 2 isoform X10, producing the protein MSKSVPAFLQDENDDRETDTASESSYQLRRYKKSPSSLTNLSSSSGMTSLSSVSGSVMSVYSGDFGNLEVRGSVQFAIDYVESLRELHVFVAQCKDLAAADAKKQRSDPYVKTYLLPDKGKMGKKKTLVVKKSLNPVYNEILRYKIERQVLKTQKLNLSVWHRDTFKRNSFLGEVELDLETWDWDSKQNKQLKWYPLKRKTAPVALETENRGEMKLALQYVPEPNPGKKPPTTGEVHIWVKECLDLPLLRGSHLNSFVKCTILPDTSRKSRQKTRAVGKTTNPIFNHTMVYDGFRPEDLMEACVELTVWDHYKLTNQFLGGLRIGFGTGKSYGTEVDWMDSTSEEVALWEKMANSPNTWVEATLPLRMLLIAKISK; encoded by the exons ATGAGCAAGTCTGTTCCAGCGTTTCTTCAAGATGAG AACGATGACAGAGAAACAGATACTGCATCCGAGAGCAGCTACCAGCTCAGGAGATACAAGAAGAGCCCGAGCTCATTAACCAATCTTAGCAGCTCCTCTGGCATGACGTCCTTGTCCTCT GTGAGCGGTAGCGTGATGAGCGTCTACAGTGGAGACTTTGGCAACCTGGAAGTGAGAGGGAGTGTTCAGTTCGCCATCGACTACGTGGAGTCCCTGAGAGAGCTGCATGTTTTTGTGGCCCAGTGTAAAGACTTAGCAGCAGCGGATGCTAAGAAACAGCGCTCAGACCC ATACGTAAAGACCTATCTGTTACCAGACAAAGGCAAAATGGGCAAGAAGAAAACACTCGTCGTGAAGAAGAGCTTGAATCCCGTGTACAATGAGATATTGCGG TATAAAATTGAAAGGCAAGTTTTAAAGACACAGAAGTTGAACCTGTCCGTTTGGCATCGGGATACGTTTAAGCGCAACAGTTTCCTGGGGGAGGTGGAACTCGACTTGGAAACATGGGACTGGGACAGCAAGCAGAACAAGCAGCTAAAGTGGTACCCTCTCAAGAGGAAG acagCACCGGTTGCCcttgagacagaaaacagaggGGAAATGAAGCTAGCTCTCCAATATGTTCCTGAGCCAAACCCAG GCAAAAAGCCTCCTACAACTGGAGAAGTCCACATTTGGGTGAAGGAATGCCTTGATTTGCCACTGCTGAGGGGGAGCCACCTAAATTCTTTTGTTAAATG taCCATCCTTCCAGACACCAGTAGGAAAAGTCGACAGAAGACTAGAGCCGTAGGGAAGACCACCAACCCCATCTTCAATCACACCATGGTGTATGACGGGTTCAGGCCTGAAGATCTGATGGAAGCCTGTGTAGAACTCACAGTCTGGGACCACTATAAACTAACCAACCAGTTTCTGGGAGGTCTCCGGATCGGCTTCGGAACAG GAAAAAGCTATGGAACTGAAGTGGATTGGATGGATTCTACCTCTGAGGAAGTTGCTCTCTGGGAGAAGATGGCAAATTCTCCCAACACTTGGGTTGAAGCTACACTGCCCCTCAGGATGCTTCTGATTGCCAAGATTTCCAAATGA